GCGGCTCCGGGGCCCCACCAGCTGACCACCACCCCGGCCAGCGCGGTGCCGCCGACCCGGCCCGCGCCGCTGACCACCGAGCCCAGCGCGATGGACGAGGGCACGTCCTTCGGCGGGACGAGGTCGTTGCCGAGCAGGGCGCAGGCGGGCGAGTCGACGGTGGCGATCAGCCCGGTGACGGCGGCGAGCCCCATCAGGACCGGCACCGTGAGGTGGCCGGTGAGGACGAGCGCGGCGGTGAGGAAGCCGATGAGGGCGAGCAGGGCCTGGCTCAGCGACGCGGTGAGCCGGCGCGGCCAGGCGTCGACCGCCGCGCCGCCCAGCAGTCCGAGCAGCAGACCGGGCGCGGCCTGCGCGGACAGGGAGAGACCGGTCGCGGCGGCGGAGCCGGTGAGGTGCAGGACCAGAAGGTTCTGCGCGGTCAGCTGCATCCAGGTGCCCGCGTTGGACACCAGGTTGGCCGCCGACCACCAGCGCATGGCGGGGTGGCGCAGCGCCCGCCACGGGGCGCGGTCCGGCGAGGCCGCCGCGCGGCGCGCGGGGCGCCGGGGCGAGGGCAGGACGACGCGCCGGGCGGGGGACGCGGGCGCGGTGGAGCGGGCGGAGGGGAATGAGGCCACGGTGGGACGCTTTGCGTGAGAGACCGGACGACTGCCGTGCTGTGCCGCCGAGGGCGGCTCGACGGTGAGACATGCCGGGCACAGCGGCTGCCCATCTTCACAGACCGAGCGGCACGGTCGGTGCGCGTGCCGGTCCCCCGGGCTCGTGGTGTGCGTCAACGCGGCGCCCGCGCGGGGTGGTTGGCGGCCCGGTGGTGTTGCTCACAGGGGCGGGGACGCGGGGACGCGGGGCCGTGCCGCGTGGCGGCCGGACCGGTCCCCCGTTCCGGTCCCGCCTGCGCACGCGGCCCCGCGGAAACCCCCGCGGCGTCTCGAACTTACGTCTCGCTTACGCGCGTCAAAACCGCGTCGGTGCCCTTTCGGGCAGCCGGAGGACTCACCCGTGCACAGGTGAGTCCGTATTGCCCCTGTTGCGGCCCGTCACGGTGCGCGGTCGGTCCCCTCGGCCCCGCCGGACGGGGTGGTTTCCGGTACGAGGGGTTCCAGTACGGGCGGTTCCAGGTCGCCCGCCGCCAGCTGGGCGAGGACGACCTCGTAGAGATCGCTGCCGACGGCGAGGAGCTGGCGTTCGAGCACCGGTTCGACTCCGCGCACGTGTTCGCGCACGGTCTGCGCGTGCACGCCGAGCAGTTGGGCGGCGCGCTCGGCGTTGCCGCCCGCCGCGGTCCAGGCGCGCAGGGTGCCGCGCAGGTCCCGGGTGTCGGCGGCCAGCCGCCCGAGGAGTTCGTCGGCCCAGGTGCGCAGCGCCGGACCGGCCAGCAGTTCGTCCAGGCCGACCTGCCGCGAGCGCGCCGCGGGGGCGCGGGCCGGTTCGGGCGCGACGCCCGCCTGGGTGTTCAGCGCGAGGTGCGTGGCAGCGCGGACGGTCAGCAGCGAGAAGTCCGCGCCGAGCAGCGCCTCGACGCGTTCCACGCGGGCCCGGACGGTGTTGCGGCTCACCCCGAGGATGCGGGCGGCGCTGACCGCGGTGAACTCCAGGCCGAGCCGGGTGGTGGCGACCAGTTCGGCACGGGTGTGGTGGGGCAGCGTGTCCAGCGGGCGCAGCAGCCGACCCGCCCAGGCCCGCAGCGCCTCGGCGTCCATCAGGCGCTCGGGGTGGGTGCGCTCGGCGTACACGGCCGTGCCGTCCGGGCGGAACCGGGCCAGCGCGAGGGCGCTGACGGCCTGCCCGTAGGCCGTGGCGGTGCGGGCGAGGCTGTGCCGGATGCTGCCGCCGAGGAAGGTCCGCGGGCGGGCGCCGACCAGGGTGCGCAACGCGCGCCCGGTGGTCTCGGCGGGGGCGATGACGATGACATGGCCGTCCACGGCCGGGCAGCGCACGACCAGGGCCTGGCCGTCGGCGGCGTCCAGGCATTCGGCGGTCAGCCGCTCCCTTTCGTCGGGGTGCGCCTCCAGGACGTAGACGTGCGCGGTGTCGGTGTCGAGCAGGCCGGGCCACAGGCCCGCGGCGACCCGGCGGGCGGAGACGGTGTCCTCGACCATCAGCAGTTGCAGGATCGCCAGCCGCAGCGCGGACGCCGCCTGTTCGAGGCGGCGTCCGGTCTCGGTGGTGTCCTCGGCCCGCAGCAGCAGCTCGACGACCGCGGCGGCGCGGGTGAGCATGTCGGCGGTGCGCCGGTCGAAGGGGGTGGCGCGGGAGACGGCGAGCACCCCGGCGGCGGGCGCCTGCGGATGCCCCACGCGCACCGCGCGGACGTGCCGGGTCTCGTCCTGGAGCGCCGCCGAGGCGAACCGGCCGGCGAGGAGGTCCGCTATCACGTCGTCGGCCAGGGGCAGCGCCGCTCCGGCGAGGAGGGTGCCCGTGCCGTCCAGGAGGCAGGCCGTCCCGTGGGCGGCGCCGGCGAGCCAGGCCACCACCCGGCGCGGGTCGCGTCCCGCGGGGCGCAGCTGGTCGAGGAGTTCCTCGGCCCAGGTCGCGTGTCCGTCGTCCGCACCGTGTCCCGGCGCGGCTCCGTCCTGTCGGCCGGCCATGTCGGCCCTCTCCTCCCGCTCCGGTACACCGCACTGACCTCGGCGTTCTCGGTCCGGGACGTTACCAGCGGCGGCCTCGGCCGTCCTGGTGACGACCCGCGGGCCACACGGACGGGCGCGGTGGGAGGGGCGGCTCCGCCGACGGCTCACAGGGGGGGGTGGTGAGCGGCCGGCGGAGCCGCGGGCCCGAGGCCGGGGGGAGGGCTCCGGGCGCCGTACGCCTCTGCTTCCCCGGATTCCGCGGGGTACGCCCGTCCGTGTACGGCGGATTCGGCGGGTCCGGCGGGTCCGGCGGGTCCGGCGGGTCCGGCGGGTCCGGCGGGTCCGGCGGGTCCGGCGGGTCCGGCGGATGCAGCAGACGCGGTGGGCCCGCGGCGGGAGCCCGCGGGGCACGGGCCCCGCGCACGGCATAAGCTCGGCGGATGGCGAAGTACTTCGACGTGCACCCGGACAACCCCCAGCCGCGCGCCATCCGGCAGGTCGCCGACGGCCTGCGCGAAGGCGCGTTGATCGCGTATCCGACCGACTCCTGCTACGCCCTGGGCTGCCGGCTGGGCAGCCGCGACGGCGTCGACCGGATCCGGACGATCCGCCGCCTGGACGACCGGCACCACTTCACTCTGGTGTGCCAGGACTTCGCGCAGCTGGGGCAGTTCGTGCGGATCGACAACGACGTGTTCCGCGCGATCAAGGCGGCCACGCCCGGCCGTTACACCTTCATCCTGCCGGCGACGCGGGAGGTGCCGCGGATGCTCCAGCACCCGAAGAAGAAGACCGTCGGGGTGCGCATCCCGGACCATGTGGTCGCCCAGGCCCTGCTGACGGAGCTGGGTGAGCCGCTGCTGTCGAGCACCCTGCTGCTGCCGGACGAGGAGGAGCCGATGACGCAGGGCTGGGAGATCAAGGACCGGCTCGACCATGTGCTGGACGCGGTCCTCGACTCGGGCGACTGCGGCACCGAGCCGACCACCGTGGTCGACTTCTCCGGCGGGGAGGCCGAGATCGTGCGCCGGGGGGCGGGCGACACGTCGCGCTTCGAGTGAGGTGCGGCGCATGGCACGATGACCGTGATCCACCCGTCCTCGGCCGCCGGCTGCGGCCCGGGGGCGCCCCACCTCCGCCGGCGGGGACCTCGCCGGCGACGACCGCGCAGGAAGGCAGCGCCCCATGAGCGCCGTACAGGGACAGGCCGTCGACATCCCCACCGAGGACGGCACCGCGGACGCGTATCTCGCCCACCCCGGGGACGGACTGCCCCGGCCCGGCGTCCTGTTCTACACGGACGCGTTCGGTCCGCGCCCGCACGTGCGGGCCATGGCCGACCGGATCGCCGGGTCCGGAGCGGGCTATACGGTGCTGGTGCCCCATGTGTTCTACCGGCACGGGCCCGCTCCGGTGGTGGAGCTGCCCGACTTCATCGATCTGGCCGAGCGGCCGGAGATCTTCGGCCGGATCGTCCCGGTCATGCGGGCCCTGACGCCCGAGCTGTCGCGCCGCGACGCGGGTGCCTATCTGCGCCGGATGGCCGAGGACCCGCTGGTCGCGGACGGCCCGGTGGCGGTGACCGGCTACTGCATGGGCGCCCGGCTGGCCCTGCTGACCGCGGGCGCGTACCCGGACCGGGTCGCGGCGGCGGCCGGCTTCCACGGCGGCGGACTGGCCACCGACGCCCCGGACAGCCCGCACCTGGCCGCCCCCGACGTCACGGCGGAGCTGTACTTCGGCCACGCGGACGAGGACCCCTCGCTGCCGCCCGAGCAGATCGAGCGGCTGGAGGAGGCTCTGACCGCGGCGGGCGTCCGGCACCGCTGCGAGGTCTATCCGGGCGCCGGGCACGGCTACACCCAGGCCGACACCGACGCCTATGACGCGAAGGCGGACGAACGGCACTGGGCGGCGCTGCTCGGTCTGCTGGAGCGCACCTTCTGAGAGCGGACGGCTCCTCAGCTTCCGCGCGCGGGAGGTGAGTTGGCGGCGATCACGTCCCGACCCGCCTGCCGTGCGCCGTCCGCGCGTTGTTACGGTGCACCGCGTGTCTGACTCCTCACGCGATACCGTCGAAGGCGCCGGCTGGAACGACGCCGAACGCGGCACCTACACCCGGCTGATGCCGGACCGGGTCGAGAAACTGTCCTGGCTCAGCCCCCGGACGCTGTGGGCCGCGCGCAACGGCGTGGCCGCGGGCTGGTTCGGGGACCCCACCGGGCGGACCCGGTCCCGGTGGGTGGCGCAGCGGGCGGCGGCCGGGGCACCCGCCGACAAGGTGATCCGGCGCACCGAGGCGGACCGCTTCTCCTTCATGGTCCTCGGGACCCCGGCGAGGGCGGCGACTCCCAGTACGCCGTCGTGCCCGGCTTTCTGAAGGTCTCGCGGGACACGTCGTTCGCCGTGATCACCAGCGATGTGATCTACCCCGTGGGCAGCACGGACGACTACGGCACGAAGTTCTTCCGCCCGTACCGCGACTATCCGGCGCCGGTCTACGCGATACCCGGCAACCACGACTGGTACGAGGACCTCGGCGGCTTCATGCGCGTCTTCTGCGACGACGCCCCGCCGTTGCCGCCGAAGCCCCGGCCGCGCGCGCTGGGCCGCGCCTGGTGGCGGGAGCTGCTGTGGCACCGCCCGCGCCCGGCCGACGAGCAACGCCTCGCCGAGGCACGGAAGTTGCGTTCGGCCCCCGGCCAGCAGGCCGTCCAGCCGGGCCCGTACTGGGCGATCGACGCCGGGCCGGTGCGGATCGTCGGCATCGACACGGGCCTGCTCGGCACGCTCGACGCGGAACAGGGCGCCTGGCTGCGCGAGGTGTCGCGCGGCCCCCGCCCGAAGATCCTCCTGACCGGCTCGCCGCTGTACGTGGACGGTGAGCACCACCCCTGCCCGATCGAGGGCGGCGGCACCGTCGACGACATCGTCCGCGATCCCGCCCACCACTATGTGGCGGCGATCGGCGGCGACATCCACAACTACCAGCGCTACCCGGTGGACGTGGACGGCCGCACGGTGCAGTACGTCGTCTCCGGTGGCGGCGGGGCGTTCATGCACGCCACACACACCATCGGCCGGGTCTCGGTCGCGAACGTCACCGAGTCCGACTTCCGCTGCTATCCGCTGCGCGGCGACTCGCTGGCGTTCTACAGCGGGGTCTACGCCCGCCGGCTGCGGCTGCGCCGCTTCTTCACGCTGACCGAGGCGGAGGCCATGGCGGTGGTCGCCGAGCGGCTGGGCACGCCGCCGGTGCGCGCGCCGGGCGGCCCGGTCAGGGTCACCCGGCGCGTGCGGCTGGTGGCGAGCCTGCTGGGCGCGGGCCGCCGCCCCGGCCGCCGGGGCCGCTTCCGGCTGCCGGTGCGCACCCTGTACACGCAGTTGTTCTCGCCGGGCTCGGTCACCTACAGCCCGCCGTTCTTCAAGTCGTTCCTGCGGCTGGACGTCTCGCCCGAGGCGGTGCGGCTGCGCTGTTTCGCGGCGACCGGGAACCTCGCCCAGGAGACGGACCCGCCGGTCGAGGACGAGGTGACGATCCCGCTGCGCCCGCCCGCGTGAGCGGGCCCGCTCTCACCAGCGGCCCGGCTCGCTGCCGGTGACCGGCTCGGAGGGGCGCCCGTCCACGCCGACCGGCACCTCCCCGTGCAGCATCACCCGGTGCATGATCCGCGGGACGCCGAGGTGCGCGTTGTCGGCGGGCGCCAGGTGGACGGTGGCGCGGTTGTCCCAGAAGGCCACGCTGCCCGGCTCCCAGCGGAAGCGGACCGTGTACTCGGGGCGCACGGCCTGCTCCAGCAGCATCTCCAGGAGGGCCTGGCTCTCCGCGCGGGAGACGTCCTCGATCTGCTCGACGTAGTAGCCGTTGACGAAGAGCACCCGCTCGCCCGTCTCCGGGTGGACGCGCACCAGCGGGTGCACCGTGGCGATCTGACGCTCCAGCAGGTGGCGGACGTAGGCGTCGTCGCCGGGGCGCGGCTGGTAGCCGACGCCGAGCCGGTGCTCGGCGCGCAGCGTGTCGGCGAAGGCCCGGACCGGCGCCGAGAGTCCGGCGTAGGCGGCGGCCAGATTGGACCAGGTGGTGTCGCCGCCGTACGGGGGGACGCTCTCGGCGCGCAGGATCGTCGCGGCCGGGGGGTCGATCCGGGCACCGTGGTCGCAGTGCCAGCCGCGCAGCAGCGAGTGCCGGCGCCGCCGCAGCCACTCGTCGTGGTCCATGCCGAACCGGCCGCCCAGCTCCAGCCGGTCGGCGGTGGTCTCCACCTCCGGGACGTCCGGCGGCGAGGCGCCGCCGCGCCGGCGCAGCACCACCGGCTCGCCGAAGCGGCGCGCGAAGGCGACGTGCCCGGCGTGGTCGAGGCGCTGGCCGCGGAAGAACACCACCTTCCAGCGCAGGACCGCCGCGCGGATCGCCGCGACCGCCGTCTCGTCGAGGCCGGCGGCCAGGTCCACCCCGGTGATCTCCGCCCCGATGTGTCCGGCGACGGGCCTCACCTCCAGGCCGCCCGCCGCGGTGCCGTCCGCCGTGTCCGTGTGCGTCGTCATGCGCGCTCCGCTGGTCGTCCGTCACGTACCAGGCAGATCGTGGCAGGCTTTGCGGACGGTGGCGACAGTGCCGTGTGCCGCGCGCCCGGCGGATGCCGGTACCGGCCCCGCGGCCCCGGCCGCCCTCCGACCATCGACGGGAAGGTTCCCCCACGTGACCGGCATCCCCACCTGTCCGCTCGACGACGGCACCCGGCTGCCCGCCGTCGGCCTCGGCACCTGGCCGATGGACGACGCCGAGGCGGAGCGGGCGGTGGCCGAGGGCCTGCGCCTCGGCTACCGGCTCGTCGACACGGCGGTCAACTACGACAACGAGACCGGCGTGGGCCGGGCGCTCGCGCGCAGCGGTGTGCCGCGCGAGGAGGTCGTGCTGACGACCAAGCTCCCCGGCCGCCACCACGGCTACGAGGAGACGCTCGCCTCCTTCGAGGAGTCCCGGCGGCGCCTCGGCGTGGACCGCGTCGACCTGTATCTGATCCACTGGCCGCTCCCCCGCGTCGACCGGTACGTGGAGTCGTGGCGGGCCATGCTCAAGCTCCGTGACGAGGGCCTGGTGGGCTCGGTGGGCGTCTCCAACTTCACCCGGGAGCACATCGAGCGGCTGGAGCGGGAGACGGGCGTGCTGCCGTCCGTCAACCAGATCGAGCTGCATCCGCTCTTCCCGCAGCCTGAGCTGCGGGAGTTCCACGCCGCCAAGGGCATCCGCACCGAGAGCTGGAGCCCGCTGGGCCGCGGTCCCGCGGTGCTGGAGGACCCGTCGGTGGTCGCGGTGGCGCGGGAGCTCGGGGTGACGCCCGCCCAGGCCGTGCTGCGCTGGCACATCCAGCTCGGCGCGCTGCCCCTGCCGAAGTCGTCGGACCCGGGACGGCAGCGGGAGAACCTGGACGTCTTCGGGTTCACCCTGGACCAGGACCAGCTGGACGCGCTCACCCACGAGAAGCCGCGGCGCCTCGGCGGGGCCCCCGAGACGCACGAGGAGTTCTGAGGCGCACGAGGAGTACCCCCGGCGCGCGGGTCGGCCGGTGCGCCGGGGGTACCCGGGCCGGGCGGATCCGGCGGACAGGTGCGAGGATCCGGCGACAGGTGCGAGGAGGCCCCGTGAGCAGGGACGAACGGCTCGGGGAGTACCGCGGCAGGCGTGACTTCGGGCGGACCCGGGAGCCCTCGGGCGGCCGGGCGGGCTCCGGACCCGCTCCCCGCTTCGTGGTGCAGATCCACGACGCCCGCCGGATGCACTTCGACTTCCGGCTCCAGGTGGGCGACGTGCTCCGGTCCTGGTCGGTGCCGAAGGGCCCCTCCGACGACCCGCACGACAAGCGGCTCGCGGTGCCCACGGAGGACCATCCGCTGGAGTACGAGGACTTCGAGGGCGTCATCCCCCGGGGGGAGTACGGCGGCGGCACGGTGATCGTCTGGGACCGGGGCACCTACGAGCCGCTGAGCCACGACCGCCGGGGGCGTCCGGTCGACTTCGCCGCGTCGCTGGAGCACGGGCACGCCACGTTCCGGCTGCACGGCGCGAAGCTGCACGGCACGTACGCCCTGACCCGGTTCCGGGGCGACGACGAGGACGCCTGGCTGCTGGTGAAGAAGGACGAGGGCCGGGCGGCGGCGCACGGCACCCCCGACCCGCGCCGGGCCCGCTCGGTGCGCACCGGCCGCACCCTGGCCCAGGTCGCCGCAGACGGCGGCGCGGAGTGAATGGGACCCGCGGCCCCGCGCCCGGTCCGGGCGTCAGGCGTGGCGGGCGCGCAGGGCGGCCAGGGCCCGGTCGGCGTGGGCGCGCATGCGCAGTTCGCTGCGGACCACCTCCAGGACGGAGCGGTCCCGGCCGATGACGAAGGTGGCCCGTCTGGTCGGTGCGAGGGCCAGAGCGCGCCGTACGCCGAAGCGTTCGCGCACGGTGCCGTCCGCGTCGGACAGCAGGGGCATGCCGAGGGCGTGCCGCCCGGTGAACTCCCGCTGGCGCTCCACCGGATCACCGCTGATGCCGACGGGACGCGCCCCGACGGCGGCGAACTCGGCCGCCAGGTCCCGGAAGTGGCAGGCCTCCGCCGTGCAGCCGGGGGTGAGGGCGGCCGGGTAGAAGAACAGCACCACCGGGCCCTCGGCGAGCAGTCCGGACAGGGTCCGCGTGGTCCCGCCCTCGTCCGGCAGCGCGAAGTCCTCGACGGTGTCGCCGCGGCGCGGCGCGCCCTGCCCGTTCACGCGGCGCGCCCCGCGCCCTTGGCGACGCTGCGCGCCCACAGCACCAGCGGGACCTGGAGGGGCAGCCGCCCGTAGGCCGCCGCCTTCTGCCGGGCGGGCCGGTCGCGCCAGTCCGCCGCCATCCGCACATTGGCCGGGAAGACCCCGACGAAGAACGCGGCGGTGGCCAGCGCGGCGGCCTTGCGGGTGCGGGGCACGGCCAGGCCGGCGGCCAGCGCGAACTCGGCGACGGCGCTGGCATAGGTCCAGGTGCGCGGTGCGCCGGGCAGGGCGCGCGGGACGATGGCGTCGAACTGGCGGGGCGAGGCGAAGTGGGCGGTCCCCGCGGTGGCCAGCAGAGCGGCGAGCAGCAGGGGTGAGCGTTCGGACCGGGGCACGGTTCCTCCTCCGAAGACCAGCGGCGGACCTGAGGCAGCTCCGCGGCGCGATCCTACTGGAGAGTAAGTACGACTGGGGAGAGGCCCCCGATCAGGGGAATGCGCGCGGCGTCCGGCGTGGCGCACGGCCCGCCCGTCGACATCTCAGCCGTGACCCTGCCGCTGATCGCGCCCATGCTCGCCACCCCCGGCACCCTGCCGCCCGCCGCCCAGGACGCGCGCTGGGCGTACGAGACCAAGCAGGACGGGCAGCGCGCGGTGGCCTATCTGCCCGGCGACGGCAGCCTGCTGCTGCGGGCCCGCTCGGGCGAGGACATCACGGCCGCCTACCCCGAGCTGGCGCCGCTGGGCCGCGCGCTGGGCACCGTCCCGGCGGTCCTGGACGGCGAGGTGCTGGCCCTGGACGAGCGGGGCCGGGCCAGCTTCCAGCTGCTCCAGGGGCGGATGGGGCTGGCCCACGCGCCCGCGCTGGCCGCGCGCCGTGCCGCGCGCGTCCCCGTCCACCTGGTGCTCTTCGACGTCCTGCACCTGGACGGGCGGCCGCTGCTCGCGCTGCCCTACACCCGGCGCCGCGAGCGGCTGGAGGCGCTCGGGCTGCACGGCCCGTACTGGTCCACGCCCGCCGCCGTGGCCGGCCACGGGGCCCGCGCCCTGGCCGCCACCCGGGAGCACGGCCTGGAGGGGCTGGTCTGCAAGCGGCTGGACTCGGTGTACGAGCCCGGGGTGCGCTCCCGGGCCTGGATCAAGATCCGCAACATGCGCGGCGAGGACGTGCTGGTGGGCGGCTGGCTGCCCGGCAAGGGGCGGCTGACGGGGCTGCCGGGCGCGGTGCTGGTGGGGCAGCGCGGCGGGGGGCGGCTGCGCTGGGTCGGCCGGGTGGGCACCGGCTGGAGCGAGGCCGAGCGGGCGGAGCTGGCCGGGCTGCTCGCGGGCCTGGCCACCGACGTGTGCCCCTTCGACCCGGTGCCCCCGGTCCGCGGGGCGCGCTGGGTGCTGCCCCGGCTGGTCGGCGAGGTCCGCTACAGCGTCCGCACCCGGGCGGGCATGCTGCGCCAGCCGTCCTGGCTGCGGCTGCGCCCCGACCTGGCTCCCGAGGACGCGGCGGCCGACCTGCCGGACGACACGCGGCCGTGAGGGCCGGGCCGGGTCCGCGGCGTGCGGGCCCGGCCGAAGGTCTATCGTGTCCCGCATGTCCGCGCCCGAACTGATCCGTATCGTCTCCCGCGACTCGCCCATGGCGCTCGCTCAGGTGGAGCGTGTCCGCGCCGAGTTGGCCGCCCTGCACCCCGGTGTGCGCACCGAGGTGGTGCCGGTGAAGACCACCGGTGACAAGTGGCTCGGGGAGCTGTCGAAGGTCGAGGGCAAGGGGGCGTTCACCAAGGAGGTGGACGCGGCGCTGCTGGCCGGCGAGGCGGATCTCGCGGTGCACTGCCTGAAGGACGTGCCCGCGGACCGGCCGCTGCCCGCGGGCACCACGTTCGCCGCGTTCCTGAAGCGGGACGACGTCCGCGACGCCCTGGTCCACCCCGGCGGGCTCACCCTGGACGAGCTGCCGCCCGGCACCAGGGTCGGCACCTCGGCGGTGCGCCGGATCGCCCAGCTGGCCGCGTCCCACCCGCAACTGGTCTGTGTGCCGTTCCGCGGCAACGCCAACCGGCGGCTGGAGAAGCTGGCCGCCGGCGAGGCGGACGCGCTGCTGCTGGCCGCCTCCGGTCTGGAGCGCATCGGACGGCAGGACGTGATCACCGAGGTGCTGTCCGTGGACGCGATGATGCCGCCGGTCGGCGCGGGCGTCCTCGCCCTCCAGTGCCGCGAGGGAGACGACGCGCTGATCGAGGCCGTCAGCGGGCTCGGCGACGGCGACACCCATCGGGCGGCGAGCGCGGAACGCATGCTCCTGCATGTGCTCCAGGGGCACTGCAACAGCCCGATCGCCGGGTACGCGCACGTCGACGGCGGCGGGGAACTCTCCCTGCGCGCCTGTGTGTTCACCCCGGACGGCAAGACCCGGCTGAACGCGCACGAGTGGGCGGGCCGGCTGGACGCGGCCACGCTGGGCACATCGGTCGCGGTGGCGCTGCTGCGGCAGGGCGCCCGCGAGATCATCGACGGCATCCCGCACTGACGTACGAGCCCGGCCCGCGCCGGCGCGGGGCGGGTCAGCCGGTGGCGCCGGGCTCCGCCTGGTCGCGCAGGAAGACGCTGATCTGGTGGGCGAGGCCGCCCGGCCCGCCGGGGCAGGGCGCGCCGGTGCCGACGGGCGCCTCGTGCACGCCGACGCCGCCGCTCCACAGGCGGCGGTCGGTCCACTCCTCGTCCACGCGCAGCTGCACCTGGACGTCGACCTGGTGCAGGGAGTCCTCCGGGCCCGCCGCGTACAGCACGGCGGTGGCCCGGCGCAGCGGGTGGACGTCGTAGCCCTCGATGAACTGGGAGTTGCGCCAGTCCACGAACGCGCTCTCGCCGTCGGGGCCGATCCGCACGTCGATCTGGCCGTCCTCCAGGTGGACGCCGAAGTGCTTGGTGCCGCGGTTCTCGACGGTGGCCCGCACACGGAAGTACGCCAGTCCCTCGGCGGCGTCGTCCCGGCCACGGGGCGGCTCGGCCCGTTCCAGTCGGTGGACGCGGACGCGCAGGCCGGCGTACTCGTCGTACTCCTGCCAGTCCCCGACCACGTTCGGCTCGTACACAGCGCACCTCTCGACTTCCAAGAGCTGTTTCCTATCTGTGGGCCGAGCGCACTGTCAAATGCGCGGAATGCGCGGCGGCCGGGTAATTCCGCGGCATTGACCCGTGATCAAGCCGTGCGCTGGCGGAATCCCCCGGCGGGTGATCATTTTCCCGGCCGCGGGCGTGCCGCACATCACGTCCGGCGGGGGCGGCGCGCGGCCCGCCGGTGACGGTTTCCCCCGCGCCGCCGACGACGGGCCGTCACCCCGCCGCGGTCACCGGGCCAGCCGGCCGAGCAGCGCGGAGGCCGCGGTGATGCCCGCGGCGGCGGCCAGGACGAGCACGGCGAAGTCGAGGCCGAGGTGCGCGGGGGTGCCCAGCAGCAGCCCGCGCAGGGCGTCGACCTGGTAGCTGAGCGGGTTGACCCTGCTGACCGCCTGGAGCCAGCCGGGCATCACGGCCACCGGGTACAGGGCGTTGGAGGCGAAGAACAGCGGCATGGTGATGGCCTGTCCGATGCCCATCAGCCGGTCGCGGCTGAGCACGATCCCGGCGATGGTCATGGACAGGCAGGAGAAGAACGCCGAGCCGAGGACCACGGCCGTGGCGACCCCGAGCAGCCGGAGCGGGTTCCAGGTCAGCGCCACGCCGAGCAGCGCGGCCAGCACGATGACCACGACGGCCTGGATCAGCGACTTCACCCCGGCCGCGAACGCCTTTCCGGTGACCAGCGCCGAGCGCGGGGTGGGGGTGACCAGGAGCTTGTTGAGGACGCCCGCGTCGCGCTCCCAGATGATCTGGATGCCGTAGAAGATGGCGATGAACATCGCGGACTGGGCGATGATGCCCGGGGCCATGAAGTCCAGGTAGGGCAGGCCGCCGGTGGGGATCGCGCGGATCCGGGTGAAGGTCTGGCCGAAGATCAGCAGCCACAGGGCGGGCTGGACGGCGCGGGTGTACAGCTCGGTGCGGTCGTGGCGCAGCTTCTGGAGTTCGACCGCGCACATGGCGGCGACCCGGGCGGGCAGCAGCCGCCAGCCCGCGCGGGGCTCGGGGGGCCGCACCAGCAGGCCGATGCCGTCCGCGAAGGCGGGGTCAGCCGACCCGGTGGGCGGTGCGACGGGTGCTTCGGACATCGCGGAAATCTCCTGAACTGTCGTCGAGGCCGCTGCCGGCCACCTCGCGGAAGACGTCCTCCAGCG
The sequence above is drawn from the Streptomyces sp. SAT1 genome and encodes:
- a CDS encoding ATP-dependent DNA ligase — encoded protein: MRAASGVAHGPPVDISAVTLPLIAPMLATPGTLPPAAQDARWAYETKQDGQRAVAYLPGDGSLLLRARSGEDITAAYPELAPLGRALGTVPAVLDGEVLALDERGRASFQLLQGRMGLAHAPALAARRAARVPVHLVLFDVLHLDGRPLLALPYTRRRERLEALGLHGPYWSTPAAVAGHGARALAATREHGLEGLVCKRLDSVYEPGVRSRAWIKIRNMRGEDVLVGGWLPGKGRLTGLPGAVLVGQRGGGRLRWVGRVGTGWSEAERAELAGLLAGLATDVCPFDPVPPVRGARWVLPRLVGEVRYSVRTRAGMLRQPSWLRLRPDLAPEDAAADLPDDTRP
- the hemC gene encoding hydroxymethylbilane synthase — protein: MSAPELIRIVSRDSPMALAQVERVRAELAALHPGVRTEVVPVKTTGDKWLGELSKVEGKGAFTKEVDAALLAGEADLAVHCLKDVPADRPLPAGTTFAAFLKRDDVRDALVHPGGLTLDELPPGTRVGTSAVRRIAQLAASHPQLVCVPFRGNANRRLEKLAAGEADALLLAASGLERIGRQDVITEVLSVDAMMPPVGAGVLALQCREGDDALIEAVSGLGDGDTHRAASAERMLLHVLQGHCNSPIAGYAHVDGGGELSLRACVFTPDGKTRLNAHEWAGRLDAATLGTSVAVALLRQGAREIIDGIPH
- a CDS encoding ABC transporter permease, encoding MSEAPVAPPTGSADPAFADGIGLLVRPPEPRAGWRLLPARVAAMCAVELQKLRHDRTELYTRAVQPALWLLIFGQTFTRIRAIPTGGLPYLDFMAPGIIAQSAMFIAIFYGIQIIWERDAGVLNKLLVTPTPRSALVTGKAFAAGVKSLIQAVVVIVLAALLGVALTWNPLRLLGVATAVVLGSAFFSCLSMTIAGIVLSRDRLMGIGQAITMPLFFASNALYPVAVMPGWLQAVSRVNPLSYQVDALRGLLLGTPAHLGLDFAVLVLAAAAGITAASALLGRLAR